The Chryseobacterium nakagawai genome has a segment encoding these proteins:
- a CDS encoding helix-turn-helix domain-containing protein, producing the protein MGEIVPNHTIARQIFDFFGENHRSSVPETFVNELGTFETLTLYEGDEFLVKEYQFSYIRDYTMKFRTEAIKYIELAFFLDGAEVIRDLIDGKPGEYKLFHHYIYFTPENADVQIDFQKETSYKNLDIYVSKDYFHQLAESSGALQDFIYKIDQNQPASLFPKGLPITPQMMGILLEIKKCSLEGFYKDYFIKSKILSLLLLIFEFAKNKENETETKNKTSISNAEIHTLMAVKDFIEGNLKSFYTIEQLSIKFGINEFKLKNGFKELFGDGVFHYASKLRMKEALYLLKNSDFSIKEIGYHLGYASPSSFSVAFKNEFGVGPSYYRKN; encoded by the coding sequence TTGGGAGAGATTGTACCGAACCATACGATAGCAAGACAGATTTTTGATTTTTTCGGGGAAAATCATCGCAGCAGCGTGCCCGAAACTTTCGTTAATGAGCTTGGAACATTTGAAACCCTGACTTTATATGAAGGGGATGAATTTTTGGTAAAAGAATATCAGTTTTCTTATATCAGGGATTATACAATGAAATTCCGTACAGAAGCCATAAAGTATATTGAACTGGCTTTTTTTCTTGACGGAGCAGAAGTCATCAGGGATCTCATTGATGGGAAACCTGGAGAATATAAACTGTTTCATCATTATATTTATTTTACTCCGGAAAATGCTGATGTACAAATAGATTTCCAGAAAGAAACCTCTTACAAGAACCTCGATATTTATGTCTCCAAGGATTATTTTCACCAATTGGCAGAAAGCAGCGGTGCATTACAGGACTTTATTTACAAAATAGACCAGAACCAGCCCGCCAGTTTATTCCCTAAAGGACTCCCTATCACCCCACAAATGATGGGTATTTTACTGGAAATCAAAAAATGTAGTCTGGAAGGTTTTTACAAAGATTATTTTATTAAAAGTAAGATACTCAGCCTTCTTCTGCTCATTTTTGAATTTGCAAAAAACAAGGAAAACGAAACTGAAACAAAAAACAAAACTTCCATCAGCAATGCTGAAATTCATACCCTAATGGCTGTAAAAGATTTCATAGAAGGAAACCTAAAATCATTTTATACTATTGAACAGCTTTCTATCAAATTTGGTATTAATGAATTCAAATTAAAAAATGGGTTTAAAGAACTGTTTGGGGATGGTGTTTTCCATTATGCTTCAAAACTTAGGATGAAAGAAGCTCTTTATCTGCTTAAAAATTCTGATTTCTCCATTAAAGAGATTGGTTATCATTTGGGATATGCTTCTCCTTCGTCATTTAGTGTGGCTTTTAAGAACGAATTTGGGGTTGGGCCTAGCTATTATCGTAAAAATTGA
- a CDS encoding DMT family transporter, which translates to MNADKEKWLLLGILSIIWGSSFILIKKSLDHFSPYQVGALRVLIAGIILFPIAISNYKLFPKKHLKWLVLAALTGNFIPMFLFPIAETEVSSSIAGIINSMMPIFVIIVGALVWKFETTKKQIIGTLISFTGVCILAFGGGDSSELKIIPILLLLLATLCYALSTTTVKSKLMEVSSVVLSSFIFSFVLIFPSIIALTSTGFFSEFSFSKENMLGLMFVSLLSIFGTGLAMTMNYRLLKVSTPLFASTVTLIMPIVAIIWGIIDGEKLTLFQFIGAGIIIAGLIFLRSNPKK; encoded by the coding sequence ATGAACGCAGATAAAGAAAAATGGCTTCTTCTGGGGATCCTGAGTATTATTTGGGGGTCATCTTTTATTTTGATCAAAAAATCACTGGACCATTTTAGTCCGTACCAGGTAGGCGCACTAAGGGTGCTTATTGCTGGTATTATTTTATTTCCTATTGCGATTTCCAATTATAAACTTTTTCCTAAGAAGCATTTAAAATGGCTTGTTTTAGCTGCCCTGACCGGAAATTTCATCCCTATGTTCCTGTTTCCGATTGCAGAAACTGAAGTCAGCAGCAGCATTGCCGGGATCATCAACTCCATGATGCCTATTTTCGTCATTATTGTAGGTGCTTTGGTTTGGAAGTTTGAAACCACAAAAAAACAGATCATCGGAACTCTGATAAGCTTTACAGGAGTCTGTATTCTGGCTTTTGGTGGTGGTGACAGCAGTGAACTTAAAATAATACCGATTTTGTTGCTATTACTGGCAACTTTATGCTATGCTTTAAGTACAACGACCGTAAAATCAAAACTTATGGAAGTTTCTTCCGTAGTTTTATCTTCTTTTATATTTTCTTTTGTTTTAATTTTTCCATCTATTATTGCTCTTACAAGTACAGGATTTTTTTCTGAGTTCAGCTTTTCAAAGGAAAATATGCTTGGGCTGATGTTCGTAAGTTTACTTTCCATTTTCGGAACCGGGCTTGCCATGACAATGAATTATCGGTTATTAAAAGTTTCCACCCCTCTTTTTGCTTCAACGGTTACGCTTATAATGCCTATTGTAGCTATTATCTGGGGCATAATTGATGGCGAAAAACTAACTCTATTCCAATTTATAGGCGCAGGAATTATTATTGCCGGATTGATCTTTTTAAGAAGTAATCCGAAAAAATAG
- the glmM gene encoding phosphoglucosamine mutase, translating to MSLIKSISGIRGTIGGKVNDNLTPLDVVKFASAFGTWLQNNKNKKDLTLIIGRDARISGQMVSSLVTATLQGLGINVVDLGLSTTPTVEVMVPELHADGGIILTASHNPKQWNALKLLNEKGEFISGENGAEVLALAESEEFNYAEVDDLGKYETRDDAFDIHIQQILDLPMVDVEAIKAKNFKVVLDAVNSTGGIAIPMLLDKLGCETIKLYCEPTGHFPHNPEPLKEHLGDICELVKKENADLGVVVDPDVDRLALIDEKGEMFGEEYTLVAVADYLLKHKNGAAISNLSSSRALRDVAHTHHSEYFASAVGEVNVVTLMKEKNAVIGGEGNGGIIYPELHYGRDSLVGVALFLTHLAKENKTVSELRAGYPSYFMGKKKIELTPEIDVDAILSKMEKEYENEEVSTVDGVKIDFENNWVHLRKSNTEPIIRIYTEAKSQEEADKLGDDIIAKIKSLI from the coding sequence ATGTCGTTAATAAAATCTATTTCGGGAATTCGCGGAACCATAGGAGGGAAAGTAAATGATAACTTAACACCTCTTGATGTAGTAAAATTCGCTTCCGCATTCGGAACATGGCTTCAGAATAATAAAAATAAAAAAGATTTAACCCTTATCATCGGAAGAGATGCCAGAATCTCAGGACAAATGGTTTCTTCCCTGGTAACTGCAACATTACAGGGATTAGGAATCAACGTGGTTGATCTGGGCCTTTCTACAACGCCTACCGTTGAAGTAATGGTTCCTGAGCTACATGCAGATGGAGGAATTATCCTTACCGCATCTCACAACCCAAAACAATGGAACGCTCTTAAATTGTTAAACGAAAAAGGAGAATTCATCAGTGGTGAAAACGGAGCAGAGGTTCTTGCTTTAGCAGAAAGTGAAGAATTCAATTATGCAGAAGTAGACGATTTGGGGAAATACGAAACAAGAGATGATGCTTTTGACATTCATATTCAGCAGATCCTTGATTTGCCAATGGTAGACGTTGAAGCAATCAAAGCTAAAAACTTTAAAGTAGTATTAGATGCTGTAAACTCTACAGGAGGAATCGCCATTCCAATGTTATTAGACAAATTAGGTTGTGAAACCATTAAATTATATTGCGAACCAACAGGCCATTTTCCACACAATCCTGAACCGTTAAAAGAACATTTAGGGGACATCTGTGAATTGGTTAAAAAAGAAAATGCAGATCTTGGAGTAGTAGTAGATCCGGATGTAGACAGATTAGCTTTAATTGATGAAAAAGGAGAAATGTTCGGTGAAGAATATACCTTGGTAGCCGTTGCAGATTATCTTTTAAAACATAAAAACGGAGCAGCAATTTCCAACCTTTCTTCAAGCCGTGCTTTGAGAGATGTTGCACATACTCACCATTCAGAATATTTCGCAAGTGCTGTAGGGGAGGTAAATGTAGTCACTTTAATGAAAGAAAAAAACGCCGTAATTGGTGGAGAAGGAAATGGAGGAATTATCTATCCTGAACTTCACTACGGAAGAGATTCTTTAGTAGGTGTAGCCTTATTCCTGACTCATTTGGCAAAAGAAAATAAAACCGTTTCCGAACTAAGAGCTGGATATCCAAGCTATTTCATGGGGAAAAAGAAAATAGAATTAACTCCGGAAATTGATGTAGATGCGATCCTTAGTAAGATGGAGAAAGAATATGAAAACGAAGAAGTTTCTACCGTTGATGGCGTTAAAATAGACTTTGAAAACAATTGGGTACACCTTAGAAAATCCAATACAGAGCCAATCATCAGAATTTATACTGAGGCTAAATCTCAGGAAGAAGCTGATAAATTGGGAGATGATATCATCGCTAAAATTAAAAGTTTAATTTAA
- a CDS encoding Crp/Fnr family transcriptional regulator gives MFEHIKNKFPFPKEKWRKFLGNFERMEVPAKTVLLNEGEVSNNAFYLEKGIVRAWYNNDGKDVTFQFFLENTMFSSLESFKKGLPSMVSFETVEPCILYKIKKPDVEAFLEEAYETPELRNLLMDALFERIFDYMKHFFSFIKDAPQQRYIHLAQQKPEIIKRVPQHYIASYLGITTVHLSRIKSKILKEKRS, from the coding sequence ATGTTTGAACATATCAAAAACAAATTTCCCTTTCCAAAAGAAAAATGGAGAAAATTTTTAGGCAACTTCGAACGGATGGAAGTTCCTGCTAAAACCGTACTTTTAAATGAAGGTGAAGTTTCAAATAATGCCTTCTATCTGGAAAAAGGAATTGTAAGAGCTTGGTATAATAATGACGGTAAAGATGTTACCTTTCAGTTTTTCCTTGAAAATACCATGTTCTCTTCCCTGGAAAGTTTTAAAAAAGGTCTTCCGAGCATGGTCTCCTTTGAAACAGTGGAACCCTGTATTTTGTATAAAATTAAAAAACCTGATGTAGAAGCATTTCTTGAAGAAGCTTACGAAACTCCTGAACTTAGAAACCTATTGATGGATGCTCTTTTCGAAAGGATCTTCGATTATATGAAACATTTCTTTTCATTTATAAAAGACGCTCCACAGCAACGGTATATTCACCTGGCTCAGCAAAAGCCGGAGATCATCAAAAGAGTTCCTCAGCATTATATTGCTTCTTATTTAGGGATTACCACGGTGCATCTCAGTAGGATAAAGAGTAAAATACTGAAAGAGAAGAGGTCTTAG
- the feoB gene encoding ferrous iron transport protein B — MQANKKKQILLVGNPNVGKSTVFNALCNKKQKTGNYAGVTVASHSGNYTHKNEDVEVIDLPGSYSVYPSSEDEAIFSKYLRDEQKNYAGVVYILEALSLKRGLLLFQQIQDLGIPMILIVNQIDQAERRGITIDIQKFSEALGIKIIQTNAKEQIGIDEVRDAVYNNEFVKTEKTSFEIPGEHRDFIQKLASHKGFDNEYKAWMSLSLGADLGKIESVKDQINDSDTKSLVPKRLQVQETVRRYQNVDKILENVISKRPQFKELLTEKLDKVLVHKFWGYVVFMLILLVIFQSVFFLAEYPMNWIEEFFSWLSAFTGEHLPEGPINSLISNGIVPGIGGIVVFAPQIGILLYFLYLLEDSGYMARVVFLMDRLLRPFGLNGKSIVPLVSGTACAIPAVISTRNIENVKERLLTILVTPFMTCSARLPVYSIIIGLIISEGSFLGIKYKALVLMGMYLLGFLVALFSAAILKRFIKDKGKTYLVMDLPAYKKPLFGYDLKMVLGKVWDFITGAGKIIFIVSIIIWVLSYFGPKQQPNEMVASNVHLDHSYLAKMGKSIEPVIAPLGYDWKMGVGILTSFVAREVFVGTMSTLYSLEDDAPEVKVIDKMRRDVKPNGEKVFSFATGISVLLFYAFAMQCVSTLAVVYRETKSWKWTGFQVAMMTGLAYFVSLIVYQILK; from the coding sequence ATGCAGGCAAACAAGAAAAAACAGATACTTTTAGTTGGAAATCCTAATGTAGGAAAGTCAACGGTTTTTAATGCACTTTGTAACAAAAAGCAGAAAACCGGAAACTATGCCGGGGTTACCGTTGCAAGCCATTCGGGAAACTATACGCATAAAAACGAAGACGTTGAAGTCATTGACCTTCCAGGTTCTTACAGCGTTTATCCAAGTTCAGAAGATGAGGCTATTTTCTCAAAATACCTTCGTGATGAGCAGAAAAACTACGCCGGAGTTGTTTATATTCTTGAAGCATTAAGTTTAAAAAGAGGTCTTCTTCTATTCCAGCAGATTCAGGATCTTGGGATCCCGATGATTCTGATCGTTAATCAGATTGATCAGGCAGAGAGAAGAGGCATCACCATAGATATTCAGAAATTTTCTGAAGCGTTAGGAATCAAGATTATTCAAACCAACGCTAAAGAGCAAATTGGGATTGATGAAGTGAGAGACGCCGTTTATAACAATGAATTTGTAAAAACAGAAAAGACTTCATTTGAAATACCTGGTGAACACAGAGATTTCATTCAGAAATTAGCCTCTCATAAAGGCTTTGATAATGAATATAAAGCCTGGATGAGCCTTTCACTGGGAGCAGATCTAGGCAAAATAGAATCTGTAAAGGATCAGATTAATGATTCTGATACTAAAAGCTTGGTTCCGAAAAGATTACAAGTTCAGGAAACCGTTAGGAGATATCAGAATGTAGATAAAATATTAGAGAACGTAATTTCTAAAAGACCTCAGTTCAAGGAATTATTAACAGAAAAACTGGATAAAGTTTTAGTCCATAAATTCTGGGGATATGTGGTTTTCATGTTGATCTTATTGGTGATCTTCCAAAGTGTTTTCTTTCTGGCAGAATATCCAATGAACTGGATCGAAGAATTTTTCTCATGGCTGTCAGCTTTTACAGGAGAACATCTTCCGGAAGGACCTATTAATTCACTAATCTCCAATGGAATTGTTCCGGGAATCGGAGGAATTGTAGTCTTTGCTCCACAGATTGGTATTTTACTGTACTTCCTTTATTTGTTAGAGGATTCAGGATATATGGCAAGAGTTGTCTTCCTGATGGATAGACTGTTGCGTCCTTTTGGATTGAACGGAAAAAGTATCGTTCCCCTTGTTTCAGGAACAGCCTGTGCTATTCCTGCAGTAATTTCCACAAGAAATATTGAAAATGTTAAAGAAAGATTGCTCACCATATTGGTAACACCATTTATGACTTGCTCGGCAAGACTTCCGGTGTATAGTATCATTATTGGATTAATTATTTCAGAAGGATCATTTTTAGGAATAAAATATAAAGCTTTGGTTCTAATGGGAATGTATCTGTTAGGATTCTTAGTGGCATTATTCTCTGCGGCAATTCTTAAGAGATTTATTAAAGATAAAGGAAAAACCTATTTGGTAATGGATCTTCCTGCCTATAAAAAACCGCTTTTTGGATATGACCTTAAAATGGTTTTAGGTAAAGTATGGGATTTCATCACTGGAGCCGGGAAAATAATCTTCATTGTAAGTATTATTATCTGGGTGTTAAGCTATTTTGGACCTAAACAACAACCCAATGAGATGGTTGCTTCAAACGTTCATTTAGATCATTCTTACCTGGCTAAAATGGGTAAAAGTATAGAACCGGTGATTGCTCCGCTGGGATATGATTGGAAAATGGGAGTAGGAATCCTGACCAGTTTTGTAGCAAGAGAAGTATTCGTAGGGACGATGTCAACATTGTATAGCCTTGAAGATGATGCCCCGGAAGTAAAAGTAATTGATAAAATGAGAAGAGACGTAAAGCCCAATGGAGAAAAAGTCTTCAGCTTTGCAACAGGAATTTCCGTTCTTCTGTTTTACGCGTTTGCAATGCAGTGTGTTTCTACGCTTGCAGTAGTCTATAGAGAAACCAAAAGCTGGAAATGGACAGGCTTTCAGGTAGCTATGATGACAGGTTTGGCATATTTTGTGTCGTTGATAGTATATCAAATTTTAAAGTAA
- a CDS encoding quinone oxidoreductase family protein, giving the protein MKAAIVFEKGSIPQYADFPEPEITNENEVLVTVKAASIKNLDKARASGKHYSTESEVHKPTIVGSDGVGYLENGSKVYFFSKKGTVAEKAVANPNMMVAIPEGLDFSIAAALPNAVMGSAMALKFKAGIQPGNVVLVNGATGITGRIAVQIAKVYGAKKIIVTGRNEESLQSLLELGADEAISLQLSDEDFKTRIKEIHNESPIDIVIDYIWGHSVEMILSAFKGDGTFSHTTKLVTIGGMSGDTIQLSSQILRATDIQISGSGLGSWTKEESALLFKEIIPQMFRAAVEGKIKIETEEVDIKNIETIWNAEIQAGKRLVVRI; this is encoded by the coding sequence ATGAAAGCAGCAATAGTATTTGAAAAAGGAAGTATCCCTCAATATGCAGATTTTCCTGAGCCGGAAATAACAAATGAAAACGAAGTATTAGTAACGGTAAAGGCAGCATCCATTAAAAACCTTGATAAAGCAAGAGCTAGTGGGAAACATTATTCTACGGAAAGCGAAGTCCATAAACCAACAATTGTAGGTTCAGACGGAGTGGGGTATCTTGAAAACGGTTCAAAAGTCTATTTTTTCAGTAAAAAGGGAACCGTTGCAGAAAAAGCAGTCGCCAATCCCAATATGATGGTGGCTATTCCTGAAGGATTAGACTTTTCCATAGCAGCAGCACTTCCCAATGCGGTAATGGGATCAGCAATGGCATTAAAGTTCAAAGCCGGTATACAGCCTGGAAACGTTGTGCTGGTGAATGGAGCAACAGGAATTACAGGCAGAATAGCCGTTCAGATTGCAAAGGTGTATGGCGCAAAAAAGATTATTGTAACCGGAAGAAACGAAGAATCTTTGCAGTCACTTCTTGAACTGGGAGCTGATGAGGCTATTTCTCTGCAGTTAAGTGACGAAGATTTTAAAACGAGAATAAAAGAAATTCATAATGAAAGTCCTATTGATATTGTTATCGATTATATCTGGGGACATTCTGTAGAAATGATTTTATCAGCGTTTAAAGGAGATGGAACATTTTCTCATACAACGAAACTGGTTACTATTGGTGGAATGAGTGGTGATACAATCCAATTATCCTCACAGATCCTCAGGGCAACAGATATCCAGATTTCAGGATCAGGATTGGGAAGCTGGACAAAAGAAGAATCAGCACTTTTATTTAAAGAAATTATCCCTCAAATGTTCCGGGCTGCTGTAGAAGGAAAAATTAAAATAGAAACTGAAGAAGTTGATATAAAAAATATCGAAACGATATGGAATGCTGAGATACAAGCCGGAAAAAGGCTTGTAGTAAGAATTTAA
- a CDS encoding DUF4421 family protein, which yields MNLRKEVFVVLFLVLAIQANAQRDTTNIKSYADQVMIRANLDTNIESYIFTEGEKGNQKKQIFSINNKTKVSFSVDYRIISATVSFAPRFFAENKDNDLKGNSSYTDFSIRFFPKRLIQNLYYKNVKGFYIENMKELFPAWKEGDPYMQFPDLRVQSFGGSTAYILNKNFSARSIYTQGEWQNKSSGSWVPFLDYDLTILRNKVEDQNAKETQYKIGANMGYFYNWVLGKNVNIAPYFALGLGGKFSTYRDVFGDGSIKNVQYLTLRMEGGLHIGYNTDRFLFGGKMNFNAYAYNQTRNQTVENNSLYGLLYIGYRFAPPRVVKDTYDKVQKKIPVL from the coding sequence TTGAATCTTAGAAAAGAAGTATTTGTTGTATTATTTTTGGTGTTGGCCATTCAGGCTAATGCACAAAGAGATACCACAAATATTAAGTCTTATGCTGATCAGGTAATGATTCGTGCTAATCTGGACACCAATATTGAAAGTTATATTTTTACAGAAGGAGAAAAGGGAAATCAAAAAAAACAGATCTTCTCTATCAATAATAAAACAAAAGTTTCCTTTTCTGTTGATTACAGAATTATAAGTGCTACAGTATCATTTGCACCTCGTTTTTTCGCGGAAAATAAAGATAATGATCTTAAAGGAAATAGTTCCTATACAGATTTTAGTATCAGGTTTTTTCCCAAAAGATTAATCCAGAACCTATATTACAAAAATGTAAAAGGCTTTTATATTGAAAATATGAAAGAGCTTTTTCCTGCCTGGAAGGAAGGAGATCCCTACATGCAGTTTCCAGACTTACGAGTACAAAGCTTTGGAGGCTCTACCGCCTATATTTTGAATAAAAACTTTTCCGCAAGAAGTATTTACACGCAGGGTGAATGGCAAAACAAAAGCAGTGGCAGCTGGGTTCCTTTTCTGGACTATGATCTTACCATTTTAAGAAATAAAGTAGAAGATCAGAATGCTAAAGAAACACAATATAAAATAGGCGCCAATATGGGCTATTTCTACAACTGGGTACTCGGGAAAAATGTAAATATTGCCCCTTATTTTGCCCTCGGACTTGGAGGGAAGTTTTCAACTTATCGCGATGTTTTTGGGGATGGTTCGATAAAGAATGTCCAATATCTGACTTTAAGGATGGAAGGTGGGCTTCACATAGGATACAATACAGATCGTTTTTTATTTGGTGGAAAAATGAATTTCAATGCGTATGCTTATAACCAAACAAGGAATCAAACCGTAGAGAACAACAGTCTGTACGGTTTACTGTACATAGGCTATCGCTTTGCTCCTCCGAGAGTTGTGAAAGATACATATGATAAAGTTCAAAAAAAGATTCCTGTTCTGTAA
- the aat gene encoding leucyl/phenylalanyl-tRNA--protein transferase, translated as MVRLDENEISFPDPEVYDGHDGLIAYGGDLSVERIWFAYQLGIFPWYNPGEEILWWSPDPRFVLVPAEIKISKSMRKILNRSVFTFSENKSFREVIKNCQQTIRKGQSGTWLSDELMDSFIQLHEYGLAKSIEVWQDEKLVGGFYGLQIGNIFCGESMFAKVSNASKAGFIHFVETHKHQIELIDCQSHTEHLESLGAKMIPKKEFLKILHENNERR; from the coding sequence ATGGTTCGATTAGACGAAAACGAGATTTCATTTCCTGATCCGGAGGTGTATGATGGCCACGATGGGCTTATTGCTTATGGTGGAGATCTGTCTGTAGAGCGCATTTGGTTCGCTTATCAATTAGGAATCTTCCCTTGGTACAACCCCGGAGAGGAAATTTTATGGTGGTCTCCGGATCCAAGATTTGTTTTGGTTCCTGCTGAAATAAAGATTTCCAAATCAATGAGAAAGATATTAAACAGAAGTGTTTTTACTTTTTCTGAGAACAAAAGTTTCAGGGAAGTCATCAAAAACTGTCAGCAAACTATCCGGAAAGGGCAATCAGGTACCTGGCTTTCTGATGAACTGATGGATTCTTTCATCCAGCTTCATGAATATGGATTGGCCAAAAGCATTGAAGTATGGCAAGATGAAAAACTTGTAGGTGGCTTTTATGGTTTACAGATCGGAAATATTTTCTGTGGTGAAAGCATGTTTGCGAAAGTAAGCAACGCTTCAAAAGCTGGATTTATTCATTTTGTAGAAACCCACAAACACCAAATTGAATTAATTGACTGCCAGTCTCATACCGAACACCTGGAGAGCCTGGGTGCTAAAATGATTCCCAAAAAAGAATTTTTAAAAATCTTACACGAAAATAATGAACGCAGATAA
- a CDS encoding DUF3127 domain-containing protein has product MELQGTVKKLFETQTFASGFQKRELVILTQEQYPQPINIEFLSDKISLLDNIKEGENVKIGINIRGREWVSPQGETKYFNSITGWKVEKVFDNGSEPTQATPQQSASPVSNENPFAGDDDDDLPF; this is encoded by the coding sequence ATGGAATTACAAGGAACGGTAAAGAAACTTTTTGAAACTCAAACATTTGCAAGTGGATTTCAAAAAAGAGAATTGGTTATTTTAACTCAGGAACAGTATCCACAGCCGATAAACATAGAATTTTTATCTGATAAAATTAGTTTATTAGATAACATTAAAGAAGGTGAAAACGTAAAAATTGGAATCAACATCAGAGGTAGAGAATGGGTTTCTCCACAAGGTGAAACTAAATACTTCAACTCTATTACAGGATGGAAAGTAGAGAAAGTTTTTGATAATGGATCAGAACCTACTCAGGCTACGCCTCAGCAGTCAGCTTCTCCTGTTTCTAACGAGAATCCGTTTGCCGGAGACGACGATGATGATTTGCCTTTCTAA
- a CDS encoding FeoA family protein translates to MKEKDLHKLSGFPKNKMGKILGYDNDHLKMPNKIIEMGLLPETVFRILYQAPFNGPMYVEFGAEKSRIALREEEGDYIIVEELN, encoded by the coding sequence TTGAAAGAGAAAGATTTACATAAATTAAGTGGATTTCCTAAAAACAAAATGGGAAAGATATTGGGATATGATAATGACCATCTGAAAATGCCCAATAAAATCATTGAAATGGGCCTTCTACCAGAGACTGTTTTCAGGATTTTGTACCAGGCTCCGTTTAATGGACCGATGTATGTGGAGTTTGGAGCAGAGAAAAGCCGGATTGCTCTTCGTGAGGAAGAAGGAGATTATATCATTGTTGAAGAATTGAATTAA
- a CDS encoding tetratricopeptide repeat protein, translating to MEEYFGNELVKKFEEMMENNDEFYFDTEELEDIIVYYLELGDFNYADMAVNYGLKLHPNSLDIKIKRLEILLEWEEYNTAKELIDELKGASMENTDFLVCYAKYYSNLGNPRRSIEICKKALTLEEEENFLHNFIADEYVNLGDPFNALKHYRKALKEDPSDEYSMENAMVCFSDLNKSEEAIAFLNEYLDEFPYSETAWFEYGQFYFNRKNFEEAIKGYDYLLAINSNSVGVYANKAACYEALGQYQKAIETYEEMLELEYTKAFTFYKIGLCNKALKQPILALNSFQKSLREDPQFYLAMMEQSYLYEEMGGMSEALYFAKEATQLNESNLDYQKRLAFLFIDSGKFEESLSCLKKLVDAEPSRFYNWYAYSEVLMLVGEYEEAVTVLNAAIKHHHRAELYYQLSNCFFNLKDQDKGTESLQKALELDPSLAKDMQKKYPFIKDEVKKVKANKVKKKN from the coding sequence TTGGAAGAGTATTTTGGAAATGAACTTGTAAAAAAGTTCGAAGAAATGATGGAAAACAATGACGAATTCTACTTCGATACTGAGGAGTTGGAAGATATCATTGTTTATTATTTGGAGCTTGGTGATTTTAATTACGCCGATATGGCCGTTAATTATGGACTGAAGCTTCATCCCAATTCATTAGATATCAAGATCAAAAGACTTGAAATTCTTCTGGAGTGGGAAGAATATAATACGGCGAAAGAACTTATTGATGAACTAAAAGGTGCTTCGATGGAGAATACAGACTTTTTAGTTTGTTACGCCAAGTATTATTCGAACCTGGGTAACCCTAGAAGATCCATTGAAATTTGTAAAAAAGCTCTTACGCTGGAGGAAGAAGAAAATTTCCTTCACAACTTTATTGCGGATGAATATGTAAATCTAGGCGATCCTTTTAACGCTCTTAAGCATTACAGAAAAGCACTTAAAGAAGATCCTTCTGATGAATATTCAATGGAAAATGCGATGGTGTGCTTTAGTGATTTGAACAAGAGTGAGGAGGCTATTGCCTTTCTTAATGAATATTTAGATGAATTCCCTTATTCCGAAACCGCATGGTTTGAATATGGGCAATTCTACTTCAACAGAAAGAATTTTGAGGAAGCTATAAAAGGATATGATTATCTACTAGCTATTAATTCAAATTCTGTTGGAGTATATGCCAATAAAGCAGCTTGTTATGAAGCATTAGGACAATACCAGAAAGCGATTGAGACCTATGAGGAAATGCTTGAACTGGAATATACCAAGGCATTTACTTTTTATAAAATCGGATTGTGTAACAAAGCACTAAAGCAACCTATTTTAGCTTTAAATTCATTTCAGAAATCGTTGAGAGAAGATCCTCAGTTTTATCTGGCAATGATGGAGCAGTCTTATTTATATGAAGAAATGGGCGGTATGTCAGAAGCTCTTTATTTTGCTAAGGAAGCTACCCAATTGAATGAGAGTAATCTTGATTATCAAAAAAGATTAGCATTTCTGTTCATTGATTCCGGCAAATTTGAAGAAAGTCTTTCCTGTCTAAAAAAGCTGGTAGATGCAGAGCCGTCAAGATTTTACAATTGGTATGCGTATTCAGAAGTTCTGATGCTTGTAGGGGAATATGAAGAAGCGGTGACGGTTTTAAATGCGGCAATAAAGCATCACCACAGAGCAGAATTATATTATCAGTTAAGCAACTGTTTTTTCAACCTGAAAGACCAGGATAAAGGAACAGAATCCCTTCAAAAGGCTTTAGAATTGGATCCGTCTTTAGCTAAGGATATGCAGAAAAAATATCCTTTTATTAAAGATGAAGTGAAAAAAGTAAAAGCAAATAAGGTAAAGAAAAAGAACTAA